In Chiroxiphia lanceolata isolate bChiLan1 chromosome 2, bChiLan1.pri, whole genome shotgun sequence, a single genomic region encodes these proteins:
- the LOC116782528 gene encoding translation initiation factor IF-2-like — protein sequence MTEHHLVDQTTALGAISSLSLNTSRQGEVLQKRSESSTSGMIRRSPRRGRHRDGWSSTRAASAASSAAVTRPAPLREGGEPDRRPRGGTLTHLSAERAPPARICHRPRRCRGLQAGLRGGSARGSDAAPRRSEALPGAADPGRLRHRSPLRSSPRRSPGAPGRAPPDPARGPTGIHPRTPNPTHRPPHRPHLAGQGGAGPRARAPRAAPPRATAPPRAGGARPHSPSLGTAGQAPPPTGHVTARTPLAPPLLEPHPREPRLWPRPLRDFPLCDVTSERHVWAVAWVT from the exons CAAGGAGAAGTGCTACAAAAGCGGAGCGAGAGCAGCACCTCCGGGATGATCCGGCGTTCACCGAGGCGGGGGAGGCACAGGGACGGCTGGAGCAGCACCCGAGCCGCGTCCGCCGCCTCCAGCGCCGCCGTTACTCGCCCGGCCC CCCTGCGGGAGGGAGGAGAACCGGAccgccggccccgcgggggGACACTCACCCACCTCTCCGCCGAGCGAGCACCACCCGCCCGGATCTGCCACCGGCCACGTCGCTGCCGAGGGCTGCAggcggggctgcggggcggcAGCGCCCGGGGCTCGGACGCCGCACCCAGACGCTCCGAGGCACTCCCGGGCGCGGCGGATCCCGGGAGGCTGCGGCACCGCTCTCCCCTTCGCTCATCCCCGCGGCGCAGCCCCGGCGCCCCCGGCCGGGCTCCCCCGGACCCCGCCCGAGGTCCCACAGGGATCCACCCCCGCACCCCCAACCCGACTCACCGCCCCCCCCACCGGCCTCACCTGGCGGGGcagggcggggcggggccgcgcgcgcGCGCCCCCCGCGCGGCCCCTCCCCGCGCcaccgccccgccccgcgcggggGGCGCGCGCCCTCACAGCCCCTCCTTGGGCACAGCGGGCCAAGCCCCGCCCCCCACCGGGCACGTGACGGCGAGGACGCCGCTAGCCCCGCCCCTTCTCGAGCCCCACCCACGTGAGCCCCGCCTCTGGCCACGCCCCCTCCGCGACTTCCCCCTGTGTGACGTCACGAGCGAGCGACATGTGTGGGCGGTGGCGTGGGTCACGTGA